From the genome of Ooceraea biroi isolate clonal line C1 chromosome 10, Obir_v5.4, whole genome shotgun sequence:
ATCTGACCTGGGCATCTCCGGCTGTCGCGCGCCGGATGACGGAGTGGAGGGTGTTGTCGGTGGTGGAGACGCTGTCGGATCATAGATATATCTATGGAGCTGTCTCCGCCCCCCATTGCCGGGGGACGGGTGGATCCCGACCGCGGAGATGGGCGGTCGGAAAGCTCGACGGGGACAGGCTGGTCGCTGCCCTGCTCGCGTCCACCTGGCCTAGGAGGGAGATGGGGACGGTAGAGGAGGAGGCCGGCTGGCTCGGGGACATCATGTCAGAGGCGTGCGACTTTGCGATGCCCCGAGCCAGGCGGCCTGAGCGTAGGGCAACATATTGGTGGAGTGCGGGACTGGCGGAGCTGCGGCGCGCATCGGGGCGCGCCTGGCGCCGCTTCTCCCGCGCCCGCCACCGTAGAGTGGAGGCTGAGGTGGATGCGCGCTACAGGGAGCTCCAAAAGAGACGGAGCGCCCTAGGGGCGGCGATCAGGGAAGCCAAGGCGAGGGCCTGGGAGGAGCTCCTCCGGTCAGTGGAGGGCGATCCCTGGGGGCGTCCGTACCAGCTTGTCATGGGCAAGTTGCGGCCGTGGGCGCCCCCGGTGACCGAGGAGATGGATCCCCTGGGGCTGCGCGGAACTCTGGACACTCTTTTCCCCGGGAGAGAAGGGTATCCGGAGCCCCTGGAATGGATGAACTCCGAGCGGCTCCAGGAGATACCGGAGATTGGACCAGAGGAGTAGAAGAGGGTCCTGAGCCGGCTCAGGGGCAACAGGGCCCCGGGGCCGGACGGGATCCCGAGTAAGGCCTAGGTCCTCGCAATAGGGGTCCTGGGGGCTATCCCTCAGGGCCCCTATATATAGGGTGAGGGCACTTTTCGGGAGATGTCTGAGGGAGGGGTGCTTCTCTACAGCTTGGAAGAGAGCCCAATTGGTCCTTATCCCTAAGGGGGCGGGTGACGCGGCGGTGGCGCGTAAGTCCGGCCGATCTGCTTGCTGGATGAGATCGGCAAGCTCTTCGAGCGGGTGATCGCGGGCCGACTCGTCCGGCACCTCCCCGGGGGTGCGCCAGGGGAAGAGAGACAGTTCGGCTTCCAGGTGGGCCGCTCCACGGTGGACGCCGTGTTAAGTATTAGAGCCCTCACGGAGGCCGCTCTCTCGAGGGGGGGAGTTGGACTGGTTGGTGTCACTAGACATAGTGAACGCGTTCAACTCCCTCCCTTGGGGAGTCGTGGTGGAGGAGATGCGAGTCCAGAGCATCCCTCCCTACTTCGCCAGATTGGTCCTGGAGTATTTCCGGGGTAGGTCACTGACGTGGATCGGCCGGGACGGGCGAGCGATGATACGGCTGGTGGGTTGTGGGGTCCCACAGGTGTCGGTGGTGGGACCCACAATATGGAGGCTCGCATACGAGAGGGTTGCGTGCGTCACCCTCCCCCCTGGCTGCCACCTGCGGTGCTATGCGGACGACACCGCGGTGGTGGCGGAGGGTCCAAGCTGGAGGAAGGCCGTTAGGATGGCCGAGCTAGCGGTGGCAGTGGTGGTCCGCGCTATTCGGGAGGCCGGCCTAGAGGTGGCACCGCGGAAGACCCAGgcgatgttctttttcgaccGTCGCCGGCGTCTGCCACCTCTGGCCGAGGTTAAGGTTCGTACACACTTGTAACAGAACATTATAACTGTAACATAATCGTAAACAAGATCAGATAGGAGTGATGTTACGCGTACATGTTTGAGAGTAATTGTCACTCGAACCGAACGTTGTCGCGAACAAGAACATTCTTGCGTTCCACTGTGTTCGTGGCAGTCGTGAGATTAACACGCAACATGAATAGAACTATCATAGCTGCAGCagcatacatttatatttatacttctGATTTTTTGGATTCCAGAGCAAAtcgttttctttatatatatcgataaatCGAAGAG
Proteins encoded in this window:
- the LOC113562822 gene encoding uncharacterized protein LOC113562822 gives rise to the protein MRGFWTGLVVRIRHPHSLVLVAGDFNAKSVLWGSRRPDVKGEDLADWAAGLGLQLINEDSDSTFVRWTRESVVDLTWASPAVARRMTEWRVLSVVETLSDHRYIYGAVSAPHCRGTGGSRPRRWAVGKLDGDRLVAALLASTWPRREMGTVEEEAGWLGDIMSEACDFAMPRARRPERRATYWWSAGLAELRRASGRAWRRFSRARHRRVEAEVDARYRELQKRRSALGAAIREAKARAWEELLRSVEGDPWGRPYQLVMGKLRPWAPPVTEEMDPLGLRGTLDTLFPGREGYPEPLEWMNSERLQEIPEIGPEE